AACAATGTTTCACAGGAAATCGAAAAAAAATTAAATATCCTGCATTATGGAACTTAACGGATATCGAATAATGTGGCTTTTTGTTTTTTTTGATCTCCCTACAGAAACAAAAAAAGACAGGCGAAATGCATCTGGATTTAGAAATAATTTACTGAAAGATGGATTTTCGATGATGCAGTATTCTGTGTATGTACGCCATTGTGCAAGCGGTGAAAGTGCTGATGTACATGAAAAAAGAATTCACAAATTGCTCCCTCCTTTAGGCAAAGTAAGCATACTTCGAATCACCGATAAACAGTTTGGTAATATTTTGAATTTTTGGGGAAAAGCAGCTGTACCTTCAGCACCTCAGCCCACGCAATTAGAATTGTTCTAACGATTAACAAAAAAAGTATCTGCCACCCATTTTTCAGGATTCAAATCAATGTAATTACTAATGTTGTGATATGATTTATCGTTTCGAATGATATGATCATGAAAAGAACGCTGCCAGGAAAATTCTTCAAAACCAGCCCTATGAATCAATTTTGATGATGTGGTTTTAAACGCTCCTATTAAACCTGATAATGATTTTATTTTGATTTCCTGATCCTGTTCGGACAGCTCGCGAGCTGTCCCTATTCCTTCGATTAATTTATTTCTATTAATTTCAATAATCATATGAACATGATTAGGCATCACAACATAATTATGAATTTCAACGTATTGATATTGTTCGGCCAGCCATTCTATTTGCTGCTTTACGATTTTTCCAAATTCATTCAAATTCATTTTTAGATCTGCACAATTATTTTCGAAATGATTTTCATTGGAATGATTTTCATTGGAATGATTTTCATTGGAATGATTTTCATTGGAATGATGTACGGACAGGTCGCGATCTGTCCCCACGGATCCAAAACAACAAATTCTATCCTGAACACATATCGTGACGAAATATAAATTATCGCTGGAATAATCAAATCCCTGCATTCTATTTCTTTTTCTATTTTTCACTATCCTTAAATTTATAATTGCATCTGCGCATACATTTACCAAACATGCATATCAGTACGGACAGCTCGCGAGCTGTCCCTTCTCAAAAACAATGATGATTTCATGATAAAAATATTGAAATTGAAATTATTACAAACAAAAAAATGCTTCAATCCTGGGTTATCAATCCAAAAAAGAAGCATTTTTTTATACGATATTTCAATTTAATCCCATGATTATCAGAAGGAAACAGACCAACTAATATCGTGTTTTCTAATCTTTAATCAAACCACAACCGCGTATGTTTCCGATATTGATCCAGACGAAATATCGTGTTTTCTAATCTTTAATCAAACCACAACCATAACAACAATTGTTTAAAAACTGGTTGTAATATCGTGTTTTCTAATCTTTAATCAAACCACAACTGTTTAAGGGATTTACCCCGTGTATAACAAAATATCGTGTTTTCTAATCTTTAATCAAACCACAACCTTGCGGATCTTTAAACGGTTTTAAACTTGAATATCGTGTTTTCTAATCTTTAATCAAACCACAACCGAGCATTTCAGTTAGATTGTTTTTTGTTCAATATCGTGTTTTCTAATCTTTAATCAAACCACAACCTTTGCTATAAAGCTGCTCTCTACTTTGAAAATATCGTGTTTTCTAATCTTTAATCAAACCACAACCTTTTACCTCAGCATTGACAAAAGTAGCATAATATCGTGTTTTCTAATCTTTAATCAAACCACAACCGCCACTAAGGACTGCGTTTCTAAGGACTGAATATCGTGTTTTCTAATCTTTAATCAAACCACAACTGCTGTTTGTAATTGCCCCAATACCAACGCAATATCGTGTTTTCTAATCTTTAATCAAACCACAACCCTTTTTGGTTTAAACTAAAGTTATGATAGAATATCGTGTTTTCTAATCTTTAATCAAACCACAACCATGGCTGATTCTCTCCAAAAATTACTATTAATATCGTGTTTTCTAATCTTTAATCAAACCACAACCCAAATGTATCAGTTTTAGATAATACGCTAAATATCGTGTTTTCTAATCTTTAATCAAACCACAACATTCGCTCCTAGATCCCCAATCAGCATTGCAATATCGTGTTTTCTAATCTTTAATCAAACCACAACATAGTATGACCGATGGTTTTGGAACAATAAAATATCGTGTTTTCTAATCTTTAATCAAACCACAACTGAGTCCGTATGGAGTGATGAGCTTGACAAAATATCGTGTTTTCTAATCTTTAATCAAACCACAACTTTCGCCGTGTAAGTATCACGCGTTATCTGAATATCGTGTTTTCTAATCTTTAATCAAACCACAACTTGCCGGAGCATGTGGACTTATGGAACAAGAATATCGTGTTTTCTAATCTTTAATCAAACCACAACAAAACTAAATCAATTGAAGATTGGGAAAAGAATATCGTGTTTTCTAATCTTTAATCAAACCACAACTCTAATGGCATTATCTACGATTTGTTACAAAATATCGTGTTTTCTAATCTTTAATCAAACCACAACAGATATTGAAAAGTATCTTTCTGCATTTTCAATATCGTGTTTTCTAATCTTTAATCAAACCACAACTCAAAGGAACGAACTTTAAAATCACACCATAATATCGTGTTTTCTAATCTTTAATCAAACCACAACATTGATTCAGCATTTACAGCAGGAGTTTCTAATATCGTGTTTTCTAATCTTTAATCAAACCACAACTAATATGATCTTTGTTGTAATTTCCAGACAAATATCGTGTTTTCTAATCTTTAATCAAACCACAACTTAAAGATAAGCTTAAATAATCAGTTAAAGAATATCGTGTTTTCTAATCTTTAATCAAACCACAACTAATCTTACTCAGGGAAAAACATTGGAAGAAATATCGTGTTTTCTAATCTTTAATCAAACCACAACCGTTGGAATATGGAGAAACTACAGAATACAAATATCGTGTTTTCTAATCTTTAATCAAACCACAACAAGAACGCTTCAATTGAAAAACCAGTAAGCAATATCGTGTTTTCTAATCTTTAATCAAACCACAACTACCTTACGCCTCCATTATCTGCAATAGTAAATATCGTGTTTTCTAATCTTTAATCAAACCACAACTACACAGGTAAAAAATTATCTAATTACTTTAATATCGTGTTTTCTAATCTTTAATCAAACCACAACTAGAGCATCGAAGACATTCCTACACCTTTAAATATCGTGTTTTCTAATCTTTAATCAAACCACAACGGAGGCGAGAC
The Flavobacterium flavigenum genome window above contains:
- the cas2 gene encoding CRISPR-associated endonuclease Cas2; amino-acid sequence: MELNGYRIMWLFVFFDLPTETKKDRRNASGFRNNLLKDGFSMMQYSVYVRHCASGESADVHEKRIHKLLPPLGKVSILRITDKQFGNILNFWGKAAVPSAPQPTQLELF
- a CDS encoding transposase, with translation MKNRKRNRMQGFDYSSDNLYFVTICVQDRICCFGSVGTDRDLSVHHSNENHSNENHSNENHSNENHFENNCADLKMNLNEFGKIVKQQIEWLAEQYQYVEIHNYVVMPNHVHMIIEINRNKLIEGIGTARELSEQDQEIKIKSLSGLIGAFKTTSSKLIHRAGFEEFSWQRSFHDHIIRNDKSYHNISNYIDLNPEKWVADTFFVNR